A genome region from Akkermansiaceae bacterium includes the following:
- a CDS encoding glycine--tRNA ligase encodes MANKDVTDPVRMEKIVSLCKRRGFIFQAGELYGGLNGCWDYGPLGAELKRNLKDYWWRKTVQERDDVLGMDGSILTMEQVLQSSGHIGGFSDPMVDCKTCKGRFRADSLDTFQCKEKPSVCPGASPKCELTEPREFNLMLQTNFGATGEQIAYLRPETAQSIFCQYKNVLDSNRVKLPFGIAQVGKSFRNEINPRNFTFRSREFEQMEIEYFCRPEDGMRLTDEWLETRLCFYEEIGIPRAKLHILDVPDGDRAFYSKKTYDIEYEFPFGIQELEGVAYRTDYDLGVHAKGSGRPLEYFDEETKERFLPHVVEPSAGCDRTVLALICEAFDEEELGSDGKSDVRTVMRFMPSMAPIKVAIFPLLKKNEDQVRICREIQKSLRPWMNVFYDDSGAVGRRYRRQDEVGTPFCITVDFETLGEEDPSLKGTVTLRHRDSMQQERIPVDELLPWLLARIR; translated from the coding sequence ATGGCAAACAAGGATGTAACGGACCCGGTGCGGATGGAGAAGATCGTATCGCTCTGCAAGCGCAGGGGCTTCATTTTCCAGGCGGGCGAACTCTACGGGGGACTCAACGGCTGCTGGGACTACGGCCCGCTCGGCGCGGAACTTAAGCGCAACCTAAAGGACTACTGGTGGCGCAAGACCGTGCAGGAGCGCGACGACGTGCTTGGCATGGATGGATCGATCCTGACCATGGAGCAGGTGCTCCAGTCTTCCGGCCATATCGGTGGGTTCAGCGATCCGATGGTGGACTGCAAGACCTGCAAGGGGCGCTTCCGCGCGGACAGTCTCGATACCTTCCAGTGCAAGGAAAAACCAAGCGTCTGCCCGGGGGCTTCGCCGAAATGCGAGCTGACCGAGCCCCGCGAGTTCAACCTCATGCTCCAAACGAACTTCGGAGCCACCGGAGAGCAGATCGCCTACCTACGTCCGGAGACCGCCCAGTCGATTTTCTGCCAATACAAGAACGTGCTCGATTCGAACCGCGTGAAACTGCCCTTCGGCATCGCGCAGGTCGGGAAATCATTCCGCAACGAGATCAACCCGCGGAACTTCACCTTCCGCTCCCGCGAGTTCGAGCAGATGGAGATCGAGTACTTCTGCCGCCCGGAGGACGGCATGCGCCTCACCGATGAGTGGTTGGAAACCCGCCTTTGCTTCTACGAGGAAATCGGCATCCCGCGCGCCAAGCTCCACATCCTGGATGTCCCGGACGGCGACCGCGCGTTCTACTCGAAGAAAACCTACGACATCGAATACGAGTTCCCCTTCGGCATCCAGGAACTGGAAGGCGTGGCCTACCGCACGGATTACGACCTCGGCGTCCACGCGAAGGGCTCCGGGAGGCCGCTTGAGTATTTCGACGAGGAGACCAAGGAGCGTTTCCTCCCGCATGTGGTGGAGCCATCCGCTGGCTGCGACCGCACGGTGCTGGCTCTCATCTGTGAGGCCTTCGACGAGGAGGAACTCGGCAGCGACGGCAAGAGCGATGTCCGCACGGTCATGCGCTTCATGCCCTCGATGGCGCCGATCAAGGTCGCAATTTTCCCCCTTCTGAAAAAGAACGAGGACCAGGTCCGCATCTGCCGGGAGATCCAGAAGTCACTCCGGCCGTGGATGAACGTGTTCTACGACGACAGCGGAGCCGTAGGCCGCCGCTACCGGCGCCAGGACGAGGTCGGCACGCCGTTCTGCATCACCGTCGATTTCGAGACCCTCGGAGAGGAAGATCCATCCCTGAAAGGCACCGTCACCCTCCGCCACCGGGATTCCATGCAGCAGGAGCGCATTCCTGTGGATGAATTGCTTCCTTGGCTGCTGGCAAGGATTCGGTAA
- a CDS encoding ferredoxin, whose amino-acid sequence MADKEDRNEENVGGKFYVDSQCIDCDLCRETAPANFTRAEDEGYSYVFKQPETDEELEQCKEAMEGCPVEAIGEDGDE is encoded by the coding sequence ATGGCAGACAAGGAAGATAGGAACGAAGAGAACGTCGGCGGGAAATTTTATGTCGATAGCCAATGCATCGACTGCGATCTCTGCCGTGAGACCGCACCGGCGAATTTCACGCGGGCGGAGGACGAGGGATACTCCTACGTTTTCAAGCAACCGGAGACCGACGAGGAGCTCGAGCAATGCAAGGAAGCCATGGAAGGCTGCCCGGTCGAGGCCATCGGCGAAGACGGGGACGAGTGA
- a CDS encoding DUF721 domain-containing protein yields MREWLGCDKPDNLGANISQAGAWVDSILKSQFFADGLNEDELKSAWKEIAGEFIGANTQPASVKDGHLVLRVTQPAMRFHLEQLKPQLLKTIQERFGKAKVRSIRFNLG; encoded by the coding sequence ATGCGCGAATGGCTCGGCTGCGACAAGCCGGACAATCTTGGTGCGAACATCAGCCAGGCAGGCGCATGGGTGGACTCCATCCTGAAGTCCCAGTTTTTTGCGGACGGGCTGAATGAAGATGAGCTGAAATCCGCATGGAAGGAGATCGCGGGCGAGTTCATCGGCGCGAACACGCAGCCCGCATCCGTAAAGGACGGCCACCTGGTCCTCCGCGTCACCCAACCGGCGATGCGCTTTCATCTGGAACAACTCAAACCCCAGCTCCTGAAAACCATCCAGGAACGCTTCGGGAAAGCGAAAGTGAGGTCGATACGCTTCAACCTGGGATAA
- the dnaG gene encoding DNA primase: protein MGLIPRETIEQVLAATDIVDLINSYIPLKRAGTNYKANCPFHHEKTPSFNVSAQNQFYHCFGCGKSGNAISFVMEHEGLLFMDALKKLASKAGVHLDEEPDDPNARAARKSRGRLLDLHREASAFFHEQLRKNPDCQHARDYLKSRGFGREMAERWEIGWMPENAKTFLDWARERKYTGKDLVGSGLAALKDESRPAAGIYVRFRDRLMFPIRNEVGDVIAFSGRQLREDPRSGKYINSPETDIFKKSNVLFGLSMAKKAILKEKTVIICEGQIDAIACHESGVENAIASQGTAFTPHQARILKRYAQTAALCYDADSAGIKASEGAFRGLAAEGLSVVMVQLPAGYDPDSFLREHGVDGFRKLVGEATGFFDFKIQVARAAGRLETAEGRAQMARECTELLAAMGDHAARDQQINVVASMLGLGSATLREGIGAAVRKSKTQSQRPVRGQDAEEEVTVAPVPLDRTVGYLCHLGLTSAPAQHFLGEQFETLHEAKAWVEGVGLLEKILAASPDPGSSAAVNAFISGLRKSEQMALNKLMGAGDVTPADGLQAAEQSLGMLSAVVLQKRDAAVKAALNEPGISPERMKELLEEAKEIAGLLRWTGRSLYDDELPQETIKAEKKPWEKWKK, encoded by the coding sequence GTGGGTCTGATCCCCAGGGAAACGATTGAGCAGGTGCTGGCGGCGACGGACATCGTCGATCTGATCAACAGCTATATCCCGCTCAAGCGCGCGGGCACCAACTACAAGGCGAACTGCCCTTTCCACCATGAGAAAACCCCTTCGTTCAACGTCAGCGCGCAGAATCAGTTCTACCACTGCTTCGGTTGCGGCAAGAGCGGAAACGCGATCTCCTTCGTCATGGAGCACGAGGGGCTTCTCTTCATGGATGCGCTCAAGAAACTCGCCTCCAAGGCGGGCGTCCATCTCGATGAGGAGCCTGATGATCCAAACGCACGGGCGGCTAGGAAATCCCGTGGGAGACTGCTCGACCTCCACCGTGAGGCTTCCGCGTTTTTCCACGAGCAACTGAGGAAAAACCCGGACTGCCAGCACGCGCGGGACTACCTGAAAAGCCGCGGCTTCGGCCGCGAGATGGCGGAGCGCTGGGAGATCGGCTGGATGCCGGAGAATGCCAAGACCTTCCTCGATTGGGCCAGGGAGCGGAAATACACGGGCAAGGATCTCGTTGGCTCCGGCCTGGCCGCTCTCAAGGATGAGAGCAGGCCGGCGGCCGGGATTTATGTCAGATTCCGCGACAGGCTGATGTTTCCGATCAGAAACGAGGTCGGCGATGTGATCGCCTTTAGTGGCAGGCAGCTTCGCGAAGACCCGCGATCCGGGAAATACATCAACTCCCCGGAGACCGATATCTTCAAGAAATCGAATGTGCTCTTCGGGCTAAGCATGGCGAAAAAGGCGATCCTGAAAGAGAAGACCGTGATCATCTGTGAGGGGCAGATCGATGCGATCGCGTGCCATGAAAGCGGTGTCGAAAACGCAATCGCCTCTCAGGGGACGGCATTCACCCCGCATCAGGCGAGGATATTGAAACGCTACGCACAGACTGCCGCGTTGTGTTACGACGCGGATAGCGCTGGGATCAAGGCAAGCGAAGGGGCTTTCCGCGGTTTGGCGGCCGAGGGTCTGTCCGTTGTGATGGTGCAACTGCCCGCCGGGTACGATCCGGATTCATTCCTGAGGGAACATGGTGTTGACGGCTTCCGCAAGCTGGTGGGGGAGGCCACTGGTTTCTTTGATTTCAAGATTCAGGTTGCGCGGGCGGCTGGACGTTTGGAAACCGCAGAGGGCAGGGCTCAGATGGCGCGTGAATGCACGGAATTGCTCGCCGCGATGGGAGACCATGCCGCGCGCGACCAGCAAATCAATGTGGTGGCCAGCATGCTCGGCCTCGGCTCAGCGACCTTGCGGGAGGGCATAGGCGCCGCGGTCAGGAAGTCGAAAACCCAGTCGCAGAGGCCGGTGCGTGGGCAGGACGCGGAGGAAGAGGTGACCGTCGCGCCCGTACCGCTGGATCGCACCGTCGGCTACCTCTGTCACCTCGGGCTGACATCCGCCCCGGCGCAGCATTTCCTCGGCGAGCAGTTCGAGACCCTCCACGAGGCAAAGGCATGGGTGGAGGGTGTCGGGCTGCTGGAAAAGATCCTCGCCGCATCGCCAGATCCGGGTTCGAGCGCCGCAGTGAACGCCTTCATCTCAGGGCTGCGGAAAAGCGAACAGATGGCGCTCAACAAACTCATGGGCGCAGGCGATGTCACCCCGGCGGACGGCTTGCAGGCGGCGGAGCAATCGCTCGGGATGCTCTCCGCCGTAGTCCTCCAGAAGCGCGATGCCGCCGTGAAAGCCGCCCTCAACGAACCGGGCATATCACCGGAGCGGATGAAGGAACTCCTTGAGGAGGCCAAGGAAATCGCCGGCCTGCTCCGATGGACAGGCCGCTCCCTCTACGATGACGAACTTCCTCAGGAAACGATCAAGGCGGAGAAAAAGCCTTGGGAGAAATGGAAGAAGTGA
- a CDS encoding SET domain-containing protein-lysine N-methyltransferase, producing the protein MAKGMKHIGERELHKRMLEMWKRGQSDLCEVRGSTIHGRGVYATRAIAPEEKIIEYVGEIISKEESAKRGTAQHKRAIASGDAAVYIFTLTKKYDIDGNVPWNNARLINHSCDPNCEAWSKGKRIFIHALRDIAEGEELTFDYGFDVDCYEDHPCLCGKDGCVGYIVSRSQWEILDEKLGRGKISEKAS; encoded by the coding sequence ATGGCGAAGGGCATGAAACATATCGGGGAGCGTGAACTCCATAAGAGGATGCTTGAAATGTGGAAGCGCGGGCAGAGCGATCTCTGCGAGGTGCGCGGTTCCACAATCCACGGCAGGGGCGTTTATGCCACGCGCGCCATCGCGCCCGAGGAAAAGATCATCGAATACGTCGGTGAGATCATTTCCAAGGAGGAGAGCGCGAAACGCGGCACCGCCCAGCACAAGCGCGCCATCGCCAGCGGTGATGCCGCCGTTTACATTTTCACCCTGACCAAGAAATACGACATCGACGGCAATGTTCCCTGGAACAACGCCCGGCTGATCAACCACTCCTGCGATCCGAACTGCGAGGCTTGGTCGAAGGGGAAAAGGATATTTATCCATGCCCTGCGCGACATCGCGGAGGGCGAGGAACTGACCTTCGATTACGGCTTCGACGTCGATTGCTACGAGGACCATCCGTGCCTCTGCGGAAAGGACGGCTGCGTCGGCTACATCGTCAGCCGCAGCCAATGGGAGATCCTCGACGAGAAGCTGGGGCGCGGGAAAATCTCGGAGAAAGCGAGCTGA
- the hflK gene encoding FtsH protease activity modulator HflK → MPQKISINFAVIRIAFVAILLLIGITSSFYTVSADSQAVVLRFGKPQLQTKGPGLHFKLPFGIDRALIVEVERQLKQEFGYGTDGATNQWQYSDPGEQELEKSMVTGDLNAALVEWVVQYRIDDPIQYLFAVREPDATLRDLSESVMREIVGDRTVDEVITVGRQEIEALASEKLQEATVGYTMGLRIEQVQLKDVNPPRAVQSSFNAVNQAQQDKETAINVANGEYNKEIPRARGEADRMISAAEGYAKKRVNEAEGDVASFEALLVEYTAAPEITRRRLYLETMSEILPKLGKTIILDEEAKGILPLLNLSEK, encoded by the coding sequence ATGCCCCAGAAAATCAGCATCAACTTCGCGGTCATCCGCATCGCCTTCGTGGCGATCCTCCTCCTCATCGGCATCACCAGCAGCTTCTACACCGTTTCGGCGGACTCGCAGGCGGTCGTCCTCCGCTTCGGCAAGCCGCAGTTGCAAACGAAGGGCCCCGGCCTGCATTTCAAGCTGCCCTTCGGCATCGACCGCGCCCTCATCGTGGAGGTGGAGCGCCAGCTCAAACAGGAATTCGGATACGGCACAGACGGAGCAACCAACCAGTGGCAGTATTCCGATCCCGGCGAGCAGGAACTGGAGAAATCCATGGTCACCGGCGATCTCAACGCCGCCCTGGTCGAGTGGGTCGTCCAATACCGCATCGACGATCCCATCCAATACCTCTTCGCCGTCCGCGAGCCTGACGCCACCCTGCGCGACCTTTCCGAGAGCGTCATGCGTGAGATCGTCGGCGACCGCACCGTCGATGAGGTCATCACCGTCGGGCGCCAGGAAATCGAAGCCCTAGCCTCCGAGAAACTCCAGGAAGCCACAGTCGGCTACACCATGGGGCTGCGCATCGAGCAGGTGCAACTCAAGGATGTGAACCCACCCCGCGCCGTCCAGTCCTCCTTCAACGCGGTCAACCAGGCGCAGCAGGACAAGGAAACGGCGATCAACGTCGCCAACGGCGAATACAACAAGGAGATCCCCCGCGCGCGCGGTGAGGCCGACCGCATGATCTCCGCCGCAGAGGGATACGCGAAAAAGCGCGTCAACGAGGCCGAGGGCGATGTCGCCTCCTTCGAGGCTCTTCTCGTCGAGTACACCGCCGCCCCGGAAATCACCCGCCGCCGCCTCTATCTCGAAACCATGTCCGAGATCCTTCCCAAGCTCGGCAAGACCATCATCCTCGACGAGGAAGCCAAAGGCATCCTTCCCCTCCTCAACCTCAGTGAAAAATGA
- the hflC gene encoding protease modulator HflC — MKKPIITLVAMAIAAIVFVLYICSYTISPTEQVIITQFGEPQGDPITEPGIHFKTPFIQVVNRIPKNILPWDGNRTEMPTKDKLYISIDCFGRWRITDPLEYFRRLRNERSAESRIEDIIGSATRSIIGKHDLIEVVRTDKERKPAKDETLEEMTEGQSGSIGILPSIRKGRSVLEEEIMADAKSKLEELGIELLDVRFKRINYEPDVVAKIYGRMISERQQIASKFRSEGEGEAARIFGDKERDLNGISSEAYKQVQTIKGQADAKASQIYARAYGQNPKAAELYEFIKTMEMYRNTIGKQSTLVLSTDSDLFRFLKSSDATAEGGE; from the coding sequence ATGAAGAAGCCAATCATCACCCTAGTCGCCATGGCCATCGCCGCCATCGTCTTCGTCCTATACATATGCTCCTACACCATCTCGCCGACGGAGCAGGTCATCATCACCCAGTTCGGCGAGCCCCAGGGCGATCCGATCACCGAGCCGGGCATCCATTTCAAGACCCCCTTCATCCAGGTGGTGAACCGCATCCCAAAAAACATTCTCCCATGGGATGGCAACCGCACCGAGATGCCCACCAAGGACAAGCTCTACATCTCCATCGACTGCTTCGGGCGCTGGCGCATCACCGATCCGCTGGAATACTTCCGCCGCCTCCGCAACGAGCGCTCCGCTGAGTCCCGCATCGAGGACATCATCGGTTCCGCCACCCGCAGCATCATCGGAAAGCACGACCTCATCGAGGTCGTCCGCACCGACAAGGAAAGAAAGCCAGCCAAGGACGAAACCCTTGAGGAAATGACCGAAGGCCAATCCGGCAGCATCGGCATCCTGCCCAGCATCCGCAAAGGCCGCAGCGTCCTTGAGGAGGAGATCATGGCGGACGCAAAGAGCAAGCTGGAGGAACTCGGCATCGAGTTGCTCGACGTACGCTTCAAGCGCATCAACTACGAGCCGGATGTCGTCGCGAAAATCTACGGACGCATGATTTCCGAGCGCCAGCAGATCGCCTCCAAGTTCCGCTCCGAAGGCGAGGGCGAGGCCGCCCGCATCTTCGGCGACAAGGAGCGCGACCTCAATGGCATCTCCTCCGAGGCCTACAAGCAGGTACAGACCATAAAGGGCCAGGCCGATGCGAAGGCCTCCCAGATCTACGCCCGCGCCTACGGTCAGAACCCCAAGGCCGCAGAGCTCTACGAGTTCATCAAGACCATGGAGATGTATCGCAACACCATCGGCAAACAATCCACCCTCGTCCTCTCCACGGACTCGGACTTGTTCCGTTTCCTCAAATCCTCGGATGCCACGGCGGAGGGCGGGGAGTAG
- a CDS encoding methyltransferase domain-containing protein — protein sequence MNPDDAYSKSFAEIYDIITGHKCYDLEVAALTGYLRSRVGGGAVRLLDLGCGTGTHAIRLSREGFDVTGIDISGDMISVAKSKESDVRFHCVDARDLGEGDFRCVTSLFNVVNCLPTYDELLAFLRAARERMVDGGIIVVEAWNAVAVIAEPPTVVCREYSFEGGLIRREVTPECDFMNQSITLSYSISVDGEPARLVRHPITLFMPWEIAGAMAAAGFSDVVVRSALPSLQQAGSSDRMLAVTAVAAG from the coding sequence ATGAATCCCGATGACGCCTACAGCAAATCTTTCGCAGAGATCTATGACATCATCACCGGCCACAAGTGCTACGATCTCGAGGTGGCCGCGCTGACGGGTTACCTGCGGAGCCGCGTCGGGGGAGGTGCCGTGCGCCTGCTCGATCTCGGATGTGGCACGGGGACGCACGCGATCCGGCTTTCCCGGGAAGGCTTCGATGTCACCGGGATCGATATCTCCGGGGATATGATTTCCGTGGCGAAATCGAAGGAATCCGATGTCCGGTTCCACTGCGTGGATGCAAGGGATCTCGGAGAAGGGGATTTCCGGTGCGTGACCAGCCTTTTCAATGTGGTCAACTGCCTTCCAACGTATGATGAACTGCTGGCCTTTCTGCGGGCGGCCAGGGAGCGGATGGTGGATGGCGGGATCATTGTGGTGGAGGCATGGAATGCCGTTGCCGTGATCGCGGAGCCGCCCACGGTGGTCTGCCGCGAATACAGCTTTGAGGGAGGTCTCATACGCCGCGAGGTCACGCCGGAGTGCGACTTCATGAACCAGAGCATCACCCTCAGCTATTCCATTTCGGTGGATGGGGAGCCGGCCCGTCTCGTCCGTCATCCCATCACGCTGTTCATGCCATGGGAGATTGCGGGGGCGATGGCGGCGGCGGGTTTTTCCGATGTGGTAGTCCGCAGTGCGCTGCCCTCATTGCAGCAAGCCGGCAGCTCAGACCGGATGCTGGCGGTCACAGCGGTCGCTGCCGGTTAG
- a CDS encoding DegT/DnrJ/EryC1/StrS family aminotransferase, protein MAEGKNNETIPVFKPLIGPEELGAARESLEQGWLGMGASVGAFEDGLAEFLELRDRHVVAVNTGYSALHLAFLLADVGPGDEVITPSFNNIADFQAILATGAKPVFCDILDETLCIDVAKAAELVTPRTKAIVAMDYDCCLADHGAVSALAAKHGIRVVHDAAHSFGSHLNGKKVGSFSDLCMFSFDPVKTITTIDGGALVVRTEEEVAKMHEMRLIGMSQPAKVMYGNQRAWTYDVSRIGYRYHMANLHAAIGLSQLKKMPEISRSRQDACKLYNELLAGVEQVRTPLSDFAEVTPFLYYIRVAAEHRQPLRDHLKAEGIDTGIHWQPGHWFSLLAEERRGDLGVTDKAGHEILSLPLHSLMPDSVVERVCASISGYFAGNR, encoded by the coding sequence ATGGCTGAAGGAAAAAACAACGAGACGATACCGGTTTTCAAGCCCCTGATAGGCCCGGAGGAGCTGGGAGCGGCGCGTGAATCCCTGGAGCAAGGTTGGCTCGGGATGGGTGCGAGTGTCGGTGCCTTCGAGGACGGGCTGGCGGAGTTCCTTGAGCTGCGAGACCGGCACGTGGTTGCCGTGAACACCGGCTACTCGGCATTGCACCTCGCGTTCCTTCTCGCCGATGTGGGGCCGGGCGATGAGGTCATCACGCCGTCGTTCAATAACATAGCGGATTTCCAGGCCATCCTCGCCACCGGGGCGAAACCGGTTTTCTGCGATATCCTCGACGAGACCTTGTGCATCGATGTCGCGAAGGCGGCGGAGCTTGTCACCCCCCGCACCAAGGCGATCGTGGCGATGGATTACGATTGCTGCCTTGCGGATCATGGGGCGGTTTCCGCTCTCGCAGCGAAACACGGCATACGGGTTGTTCACGACGCGGCTCATTCCTTCGGCTCGCACCTCAACGGCAAGAAAGTCGGCTCGTTCTCGGACCTGTGCATGTTCAGCTTCGATCCGGTCAAGACCATCACCACGATCGACGGTGGCGCCCTGGTGGTCAGGACGGAGGAGGAGGTTGCGAAAATGCACGAGATGCGCCTGATCGGGATGTCCCAGCCGGCGAAGGTCATGTATGGCAACCAGCGCGCATGGACGTATGATGTCAGCAGGATCGGTTACCGCTACCACATGGCGAACCTGCATGCCGCGATCGGCCTTTCGCAACTCAAGAAGATGCCGGAGATATCCCGGTCCAGGCAGGACGCCTGCAAGCTTTACAACGAATTGCTGGCCGGCGTGGAGCAAGTCCGCACGCCGCTATCCGACTTTGCGGAAGTCACCCCGTTCCTTTACTACATCCGAGTTGCGGCGGAGCACCGCCAGCCGCTCCGGGATCATCTCAAGGCGGAGGGCATCGATACGGGCATCCACTGGCAGCCCGGCCACTGGTTCAGCCTGCTTGCGGAAGAACGCCGGGGAGACCTGGGCGTGACGGACAAGGCCGGGCATGAGATCCTTTCGCTGCCGCTCCACTCCCTGATGCCCGACAGCGTGGTGGAAAGGGTTTGCGCCTCGATCAGCGGATATTTCGCAGGAAACCGGTGA
- a CDS encoding glycosyl transferase has protein sequence MPDTTRNIVTLKWGSRYGAEYVNRLAAAVRRHTKCETNIVCFTDDPAGIDESVKTFPIPEIDLPPEKAVTGWRKLCLFRTDLPIEGLCLFLDLDIVITGPLDGFFSYEPDRIPIIHNWLAAHKTWFRKRPETGNSSVFRFTANECGFVWDQFQGEKEWALENFQPPQTYLTHCIRPKMCYWPESWARSFKRHCQPVFPLNLIVSPKLPADASIIVFHGKPDPEDVIDGYRGKKIHHHTRPTPWVARHWLLPDDSPQGKNTGR, from the coding sequence ATGCCTGACACGACCCGAAACATCGTCACCTTGAAATGGGGCAGCCGCTACGGTGCGGAATACGTGAACCGCCTCGCGGCTGCCGTCAGGAGGCACACGAAGTGCGAGACCAACATCGTCTGTTTCACCGACGACCCCGCCGGCATCGATGAATCCGTCAAAACATTCCCCATCCCGGAGATCGACCTTCCGCCGGAAAAGGCCGTGACCGGCTGGCGCAAGCTCTGCCTGTTCCGGACCGACCTGCCCATCGAAGGCCTTTGCCTGTTTCTGGATCTCGATATCGTCATCACCGGCCCGCTGGACGGTTTTTTCAGCTACGAGCCGGATCGCATCCCCATCATCCACAACTGGCTCGCCGCCCACAAGACATGGTTCCGCAAGCGCCCGGAAACCGGGAATTCCTCGGTCTTCCGATTTACCGCAAACGAATGCGGATTCGTATGGGATCAGTTCCAGGGCGAGAAGGAGTGGGCTTTGGAAAATTTCCAACCGCCGCAAACCTACCTCACCCACTGCATACGCCCGAAAATGTGCTACTGGCCCGAAAGCTGGGCGCGCTCCTTCAAGCGGCACTGCCAGCCGGTTTTCCCGCTCAACCTCATCGTCTCCCCGAAGCTTCCGGCGGACGCCAGCATCATCGTATTCCATGGCAAGCCGGATCCGGAAGATGTCATCGACGGATACCGTGGGAAAAAAATCCACCACCACACGAGGCCGACCCCATGGGTGGCGCGACATTGGCTCCTGCCGGATGACAGTCCGCAGGGGAAAAACACCGGGCGGTGA
- a CDS encoding glycosyltransferase, protein MPAEHPDNSPAQAPRIRVKLMMKCADGVETENLLRRFPGGKPSWGRCDFVLDYSSTDYDWLVVYDDLPSSHREKLACPRNHTLLVTAEPSSIKTYGSAFLGQFGHVLTSQEPWAIRHPNAVFSQPALLWFYGRNDRRGAYDTMASLPMIPKTKDLSTVCSAKRQTHTLHRTRYDFIQALRTHLPDLDVFGHGVRPIVDKADAVDGYRYHIAIENHIAEHHWTEKLADPLLGYSLPFYCGCPNAADYLPADSFIPINMEDAAGTAETIRLAIRDDEWARRLPAIREARRRLLDELGMFPTLARLVESRHGGSGVAGGVISSRRALRKSNPTAFFTEMYERIRNRSHNRLSSLRA, encoded by the coding sequence ATGCCTGCCGAACATCCAGACAACAGCCCCGCCCAGGCTCCGCGCATCCGTGTGAAGCTCATGATGAAATGCGCGGATGGCGTTGAGACTGAAAACCTGCTGCGGCGTTTCCCCGGCGGGAAACCGAGCTGGGGACGCTGCGACTTCGTCCTAGATTACTCCTCCACGGACTACGACTGGCTGGTTGTCTACGACGACCTGCCATCCTCCCACCGGGAAAAACTCGCCTGCCCGAGGAACCATACGCTGCTGGTGACGGCGGAGCCTTCCAGCATCAAGACCTACGGCAGCGCTTTCCTCGGCCAGTTCGGCCACGTGCTGACAAGCCAGGAGCCATGGGCGATACGCCATCCCAACGCGGTTTTCTCGCAGCCCGCCCTGCTCTGGTTCTACGGGCGCAACGACAGGCGTGGAGCCTATGATACCATGGCCTCGCTGCCCATGATCCCGAAGACGAAGGATCTCTCGACGGTCTGCTCGGCGAAGCGCCAGACACACACGCTGCACCGCACACGCTATGATTTCATCCAGGCGCTGCGGACGCACCTGCCGGATCTCGATGTCTTCGGCCATGGCGTGCGACCCATCGTGGACAAAGCGGATGCGGTGGACGGCTACCGCTATCACATCGCCATCGAGAACCACATCGCGGAGCACCACTGGACGGAGAAACTCGCTGATCCGCTGCTAGGTTACTCGCTGCCGTTCTACTGCGGGTGCCCCAATGCGGCGGACTACCTGCCCGCTGACTCGTTCATCCCTATCAACATGGAAGATGCGGCGGGCACTGCAGAAACCATACGCCTGGCGATCAGGGATGACGAGTGGGCGCGGCGGCTTCCGGCGATTCGCGAGGCGCGGCGTCGCCTGCTGGATGAACTGGGGATGTTCCCCACGCTGGCTCGCCTGGTCGAATCGCGTCATGGCGGATCCGGCGTTGCCGGCGGCGTGATTTCCAGCAGGCGTGCATTGCGCAAATCAAACCCCACGGCGTTTTTCACGGAGATGTATGAGCGCATCCGCAACCGGTCCCACAACCGGCTTTCTTCCCTCCGGGCTTGA